One window of the Branchiostoma lanceolatum isolate klBraLanc5 chromosome 3, klBraLanc5.hap2, whole genome shotgun sequence genome contains the following:
- the LOC136430888 gene encoding acyl-carrier-protein phosphodiesterase PptH-like has protein sequence MNRVVSRAMSRILAISDIHVDYQNNLKWVESWPRERYVQDVLLLAGDVTDKLPLLESTLKTLVGKFHKVFYVPGNHELWIRDKSTTKFTSIDKFHQILDLCGSLGVLTRPDKVSTSDGGEAWVVPLFSWYATPEEDAEDSLYYSSTSEDADKSHLMWMDNHMCVWPEDIGSRSQFFANQNEEMMTGSYDAPIISFSHFVPRLDLVAATEEDNKMVEEERKRLGLPPLNDRKQGATVGFNFTRYAGCKRLDAQIRTLGSAVHVYGHQHRNRDRVLDGVRYVSHCLGYHREQQNGLTWGIQHWEGPKQVWPKT, from the exons ATGAATCGCGTTGTCTCTAGAGCAATGTCTCGTATCTTGGCCATTTCGGATATTCATGTAGACTATCAGAACAACCTGAAGTGGGTAGAGAGCTGGCCGAGAGAGCGATATGTGCAGGACGTCTTGCTGCTGGCCGGGGACGTGACGGATAAGTTACCCCTGTTGGAATCCACTCTGAAAACTCTAGTCGGGAAGTTTCATAAGGTCTTCTATGTTCCAG GTAACCACGAATTGTGGATCAGAGACAAGAGTACCACTAAATTCACCTCAATTGACAAGTTCCACCAGATCCTGGACTTATGTGGCTCTCTTGGGGTCTTGACGAGACCAGACAAAGTCAGTACGTCAGATGGTGGGGAGGCATGGGTGGTGCCCCTGTTCTCCTGGTATGCCACCCCAGAAGAGGATGCAGAGGATTCCCTCTATTATTCTTCAACCTCCGAGGATGCTGATAAGAGTCATCTGATGTGGATGGACAACCACATGTGTGTCTGGCCAGAGGACATTGGTTCAAGATCCCAGTTCTTCGCCAATCAAAATGAAGAGATGATGACGGGCAGTTACGACGCTCCTATCATTTCCTTCAGTCATTTTGTGCCAAGGTTGGACCTTGTAGCTGCAACAGAGGAAGACAACAAAATGGTGGAGGAGGAAAGGAAGAGGCTGGGGCTTCCTCCTCTCAACGACAGGAAGCAGGGTGCGACAGTAGGCTTCAACTTCACTCGTTACGCTGGGTGTAAGAGGCTTGATGCTCAGATCAGGACACTTGGGTCTGCTGTGCATGTCTATGGTCATCAGCACAGGAACAGGGACAGGGTGCTGGATGGGGTGAGGTATGTGTCCCACTGTTTGGGGTACCACAGGGAGCAGCAGAATGGTCTCACCTGGGGAATTCAGCACTGGGAGGGACCCAAACAGGTGTGGCCAAAGACATGA
- the LOC136430887 gene encoding V-type proton ATPase subunit B isoform X1, whose product MSAMGDLMDLGSTPPTNDIRMAREHTMAITRNYHSQPRLTYKTVTGVNGPLVILDDVKFPKYAEIVHLTLNDGSIRSGQVLEVSGSKAVVQVFEGTSGIDAKHTTCEFTGDILRTPVSEDMLGRVFNGSGKPIDKGPNILAEDYLDIQGQPINPQSRIYPEEMIQTGISAIDCMNSIARGQKIPIFSAAGLPHNEIAAQICRQGGLVKKQGKSIVDDHEDNFAIVFAAMGVNMETARFFKMDFEENGSMENVCLFLNLANDPTIERIITPRLALTTAEFLAYQCEKHVLVILTDMSSYAEALREVSAAREEVPGRRGFPGYMYTDLATIYERAGRVDGRNGSITQIPILTMPNDDITHPIPDLTGYITEGQIYVERQLHNRQIYPPINVLPSLSRLMKSAIGEGMTRKDHADVSNQLYACYAIGKDVQAMKAVVGEEALTPDDLLYLEFLSKFEKNFINQGPYDNRSIYESLDIGWSLLRIFPKQMLKRIPEKTLNEFYPRDARATAN is encoded by the exons ATGTCGGCTATGGGAGATCTGATGGACTTGGGGAGCACACCTCCCACCAACGACATCCGCATGGCCAGGGAACACACAATGGCCATCACCAGGAACTACCACTCGCAGCCCAGGCTCA CATACAAGACAGTGACAGGAGTGAATGGTCCCCTAGTTATTCTGGATGATGTGAAG TTCCCCAAGTATGCAGAGATTGTCCATCTGACGCTGAACGATGGTTCCATTCGTAGTGGTCAGGTGTTGGAGGTCAGCGGGTCAAAGGCTGTAGTCCAG GTATTTGAGGGGACATCGGGCATTGATGCCAAACACACCACCTGTGAGTTCACAGGAGACATCCTGCGTACGCCTGTGTCGGAGGACATGTTGG GTCGTGTGTTTAACGGCTCAGGGAAGCCCATAGACAAGGGACCTAACATCCTTGCTGAGGACTACCTGGACATCCAGGGTCAGCCCATCAACCCACAGTCACGTATCTACCCCGAGGAGATGATCCAGACTGGCATATCAGCTATAGACTGTATGAACAG CATTGCCAGAGGTCAGAAGATTCCAATCTTCTCAGCTGCCGGGTTGCCTCATAATGAG ATTGCAGCTCAGATCTGCCGACAGGGAGGTCTGGTGAAAAAGCAAGGAAAGTCCATCGTCGATGATCATGAAGACAACTTTGCCATCGTCTTTGCTGCCATGGGA gtgaACATGGAGACAGCCCGCTTCTTTAAGATGGATTTTGAGGAGAATGGTTCCATGGAGAACGTTTGTCTCTTCCTCAACCTGGCCAATGATCCAAC TATTGAGCGTATCATCACACCTCGCCTGGCCCTGACGACTGCGGAGTTCCTGGCGTACCAGTGTGAGAAGCACGTGTTGGTCATCCTCACCGACATGAGCTCATATGCTGAGGCTCTGCGAGAG GTGTCAGCTGCCCGAGAGGAGGTGCCGGGTCGTCGGGGTTTCCCAGGCTACATGTACACGGACTTGGCCACCATCTACGAGCGTGCTGGCCGTGTGGACGGCAGGAACGGCTCCATCACACAGATCCCTATCCTCACCATGCCTAACGACGACATCACCCACCCCATCCCTGACCTCACAGGGTACATCACAGAGGGACAGATCTATGTGGAGAGACAGCTTCACAACAGACAG ATTTACCCGCCCATCAACGTGCTGCCCTCGCTGTCCCGTTTAATGAAGTCGGCCATCGGGGAGGGGATGACGAGGAAGGACCATGCAGATGTCTCCAATCAGCTG TATGCCTGCTATGCCATTGGTAAAGATGTCCAGGCCATGAAGGCTGTGGTAGGAGAGGAGGCCCTCACCCCTGATGATCTACTCTACCTGGAGTTCCTCAGCAAGTTTGAGAAGAACTTCATCAACCAAG GACCGTATGACAACAGGTCCATTTATGAGTCCTTGGACATTGGATGGAGCCTCCTTCGCATTTTCCCCAAGCAAATGCTGAAGCGAATACCTGAGAAAACTCTCAATGAGTTCTACCCTCGAGATGCCAGAGCAACAGCAAACTAG
- the LOC136430891 gene encoding uncharacterized protein: MLHGSFTSGILTIQYEKLCSAANIGVVKEEDKNVVLDEYKVVVEELAAESMDNALEEEITGSVLAEDDENFHGIKVLSDARHCWRKNAYNSDVVFLGHITHRVIRHVLVTKEDEPVSQNHETFGTRRFYEWADARGLSIHLHGHDRNMSVNSLVKERQYTDNGNDTWHATKNLAKSFAKVAKGTIVNRGRTWHPELSDKGAGVKTHFYWSMKTCNGDPDLLQSRLDNIVRHYQNDHRNCFAGNGQYRGARCRTDPNYLPQRTTLRDPVAIQLMTQWIRDTQIYKNPLDYAHVREFTVSHG, translated from the exons ATGCTCCATGGAAGTTTTACCAGCGGCATACTGACGATTCAGTATGAAAAACTCTGCTCCGCAGCAAACATCGGCGTGGTAAAAGAAGAGGACAAGAATGTTG TACTGGATGAATACAAAGTGGTCGTAGAGGAGCTGGCAGCAGAATCCATGGATAATGCACTGGAAGAG GAAATCACTGGGAGCGTCCTTGCAGAAGATGATGAAAACTTCCATGGGATAAAAGTCCTGTCTGATGCCCGCCACTGTTGGCGCAAGAACGCCTACAATTCTGATGTCGTCTTTCTGGGTCACAT AACACACAGGGTGATCCGCCATGTTCTCGTGACTAAGGAGGACGAGCCAGTGTCACAGAACCATGAGACATTTGGAACAAGGCGGTTCTATGAGTGGGCTGATGCCAGAG GGCTTAGCATCCATCTGCATGGCCACGACAGAAACATGTCCGTGAACAGTTTGGTGAAGGAACGGCAGTACACAGACAATGGCAACGACACATGGCATG CTACGAAGAACTTGGCAAAATCCTTTGCTAAGGTAGCCAAGGGGACAATTGTCAATCGTGGAAGGACCTGGCACCCGGAACTCTCTGACAAAG GTGCAGGTGTGAAAACACACTTCTACTGGTCAATGAAAACCTGCAACGGTGACCCAGATCTTCTGCAGTCTCGTCTGGACAACATTGTCAGGCACTACCAG AATGACCACCGGAACTGCTTTGCAGGGAATGGCCAGTACAGGGGAGCCAGGTGTAGGACGGACCCAAACTACCTGCCACAACGAACCACACTGAGAGATCCTGTAGCTATACAGCTCATGACGCAATGGATAAGAGACACACAGATCTACAAAAATCCTCTGGACTATGCACACGTAAGGGAATTCACAGTTTCACATGGATGA
- the LOC136430887 gene encoding V-type proton ATPase subunit B isoform X2: MSAMGDLMDLGSTPPTNDIRMAREHTMAITRNYHSQPRLTYKTVTGVNGPLVILDDVKFPKYAEIVHLTLNDGSIRSGQVLEVSGSKAVVQVFEGTSGIDAKHTTCEFTGDILRTPVSEDMLGRVFNGSGKPIDKGPNILAEDYLDIQGQPINPQSRIYPEEMIQTGISAIDCMNSIARGQKIPIFSAAGLPHNEIAAQICRQGGLVKKQGKSIVDDHEDNFAIVFAAMGVNMETARFFKMDFEENGSMENVCLFLNLANDPTIERIITPRLALTTAEFLAYQCEKHVLVILTDMSSYAEALREVSAAREEVPGRRGFPGYMYTDLATIYERAGRVDGRNGSITQIPILTMPNDDITHPIPDLTGYITEGQIYVERQLHNRQIYPPINVLPSLSRLMKSAIGEGMTRKDHADVSNQLYACYAIGKDVQAMKAVVGEEALTPDDLLYLEFLSKFEKNFINQGPYENRTIFESLDIGWSLLRIFPKEMLKRIPTNILAEYYPRDSRRT; encoded by the exons ATGTCGGCTATGGGAGATCTGATGGACTTGGGGAGCACACCTCCCACCAACGACATCCGCATGGCCAGGGAACACACAATGGCCATCACCAGGAACTACCACTCGCAGCCCAGGCTCA CATACAAGACAGTGACAGGAGTGAATGGTCCCCTAGTTATTCTGGATGATGTGAAG TTCCCCAAGTATGCAGAGATTGTCCATCTGACGCTGAACGATGGTTCCATTCGTAGTGGTCAGGTGTTGGAGGTCAGCGGGTCAAAGGCTGTAGTCCAG GTATTTGAGGGGACATCGGGCATTGATGCCAAACACACCACCTGTGAGTTCACAGGAGACATCCTGCGTACGCCTGTGTCGGAGGACATGTTGG GTCGTGTGTTTAACGGCTCAGGGAAGCCCATAGACAAGGGACCTAACATCCTTGCTGAGGACTACCTGGACATCCAGGGTCAGCCCATCAACCCACAGTCACGTATCTACCCCGAGGAGATGATCCAGACTGGCATATCAGCTATAGACTGTATGAACAG CATTGCCAGAGGTCAGAAGATTCCAATCTTCTCAGCTGCCGGGTTGCCTCATAATGAG ATTGCAGCTCAGATCTGCCGACAGGGAGGTCTGGTGAAAAAGCAAGGAAAGTCCATCGTCGATGATCATGAAGACAACTTTGCCATCGTCTTTGCTGCCATGGGA gtgaACATGGAGACAGCCCGCTTCTTTAAGATGGATTTTGAGGAGAATGGTTCCATGGAGAACGTTTGTCTCTTCCTCAACCTGGCCAATGATCCAAC TATTGAGCGTATCATCACACCTCGCCTGGCCCTGACGACTGCGGAGTTCCTGGCGTACCAGTGTGAGAAGCACGTGTTGGTCATCCTCACCGACATGAGCTCATATGCTGAGGCTCTGCGAGAG GTGTCAGCTGCCCGAGAGGAGGTGCCGGGTCGTCGGGGTTTCCCAGGCTACATGTACACGGACTTGGCCACCATCTACGAGCGTGCTGGCCGTGTGGACGGCAGGAACGGCTCCATCACACAGATCCCTATCCTCACCATGCCTAACGACGACATCACCCACCCCATCCCTGACCTCACAGGGTACATCACAGAGGGACAGATCTATGTGGAGAGACAGCTTCACAACAGACAG ATTTACCCGCCCATCAACGTGCTGCCCTCGCTGTCCCGTTTAATGAAGTCGGCCATCGGGGAGGGGATGACGAGGAAGGACCATGCAGATGTCTCCAATCAGCTG TATGCCTGCTATGCCATTGGTAAAGATGTCCAGGCCATGAAGGCTGTGGTAGGAGAGGAGGCCCTCACCCCTGATGATCTACTCTACCTGGAGTTCCTCAGCAAGTTTGAGAAGAACTTCATCAACCAAG GTCCCTACGAGAATCGAACCATCTTCGAGTCTCTAGACATCGGCTGGTCCCTGCTACGGATCTTCCCAAAGGAGATGTTGAAACGCATTCCCACCAACATCCTGGCAGAATACTACCCCAGGGACAGCCGGCGTACTTAG